In Xanthomonas theicola, a single genomic region encodes these proteins:
- the cysQ gene encoding 3'(2'),5'-bisphosphate nucleotidase CysQ, whose translation MIRITADLRETAIAIAIDAAAAIMAVYATGFEVALKADASPLTQADLAAHRIIVEGLERLTPDLPVLSEESAQIPWDVRERWTSYWLVDPLDGTREFVERNGEFSVNIALIHHGAPVFGVVQAPVDGRLWHAVRGGQAYRRDGSRDTALNTRRPAAAPLRVAASRSHRDPRTDALLLRMGETEVVAQGSSLKFCRIADGALDVYPRFGPTSEWDTAAGQCVLQAAGGALLAAATGKPFRYNRRQSLLNGDFLALGDPALPWRSWLG comes from the coding sequence ATGATCCGCATCACTGCAGACCTGCGTGAAACCGCCATCGCCATCGCCATCGACGCCGCTGCGGCGATCATGGCGGTCTACGCCACCGGCTTCGAGGTCGCGCTCAAGGCCGATGCCAGCCCGCTGACCCAGGCCGACCTGGCCGCGCACCGGATCATCGTCGAGGGCCTGGAGCGGCTGACCCCGGACCTGCCGGTGCTGTCCGAGGAGTCGGCGCAGATCCCGTGGGACGTGCGCGAACGCTGGACCAGCTACTGGCTGGTGGATCCGCTCGACGGCACCCGCGAATTCGTCGAGCGCAATGGTGAGTTCAGCGTCAACATCGCGCTGATCCACCACGGCGCGCCGGTGTTCGGCGTGGTCCAGGCGCCGGTCGACGGCCGCCTCTGGCACGCGGTGCGCGGCGGGCAGGCGTATCGCCGCGACGGTTCCCGCGACACCGCGCTGAACACGCGGCGGCCGGCCGCCGCGCCGCTGCGGGTGGCGGCCAGCCGCTCGCACCGCGACCCGCGCACCGATGCGCTGCTGCTGCGCATGGGCGAGACCGAGGTGGTCGCACAAGGCTCGTCGCTGAAGTTCTGTCGCATCGCCGACGGCGCGCTGGACGTGTACCCGCGCTTCGGCCCGACCTCCGAATGGGACACCGCGGCCGGCCAGTGCGTGCTGCAGGCCGCCGGCGGCGCGCTGCTCGCCGCCGCCACCGGCAAGCCGTTCCGCTACAACCGGCGACAATCGCTGCTCAACGGCGACTTCCTGGCGCTGGGCGATCCGGCGCTGCCGTGGCGCAGCTGGCTCGGCTGA
- the mazG gene encoding nucleoside triphosphate pyrophosphohydrolase, with product MARLRDPAQGCPWDLEQDFASIAAYTIEEAYEVADAVDRQDLAELKDELGDLLLQVVFHAQMARERAAFGFDDVVAAICDKMVRRHPHVFGDSQVGDAAQQTLNWEQIKRDERSAAGKTDSSVLAGIARGLPEWQRASKLQARAARVGFDWPGPGPVLDKLQEELQEVRMEIERGVVQDNHARLQDELGDLLFVCVNLARHAQVDVGAALRHANLKFERRFRAMEQLAQQDGDALQELSLQQQEAYWQRVKREESGAAG from the coding sequence ATGGCGCGCCTGCGCGATCCCGCGCAAGGCTGCCCTTGGGACCTGGAGCAGGACTTCGCCAGCATCGCCGCCTATACCATCGAAGAAGCGTACGAGGTGGCCGATGCGGTCGACCGCCAGGACCTGGCCGAACTGAAGGACGAGCTCGGCGACCTGCTGCTGCAAGTGGTGTTCCATGCGCAGATGGCGCGCGAGCGGGCGGCATTCGGGTTCGACGACGTGGTGGCGGCGATCTGCGACAAGATGGTGCGCCGGCATCCGCATGTGTTCGGCGACAGCCAGGTCGGCGACGCCGCGCAGCAGACGCTGAACTGGGAGCAGATCAAGCGCGACGAGCGTTCGGCGGCGGGCAAGACCGACAGCTCGGTGCTTGCCGGGATCGCGCGCGGCCTGCCGGAATGGCAGCGCGCGAGCAAGCTGCAGGCGCGCGCGGCGCGGGTCGGCTTCGACTGGCCCGGGCCGGGCCCGGTGTTGGACAAGCTGCAGGAGGAACTGCAGGAAGTGCGGATGGAGATCGAGCGCGGCGTGGTGCAGGACAACCATGCGCGGTTGCAGGACGAGCTCGGCGATCTGCTGTTCGTCTGCGTCAACCTCGCGCGCCATGCCCAGGTCGATGTCGGCGCCGCGTTGCGTCACGCCAACCTGAAGTTCGAGCGCCGCTTCCGCGCCATGGAGCAGCTGGCGCAGCAGGACGGTGATGCGCTGCAGGAATTGTCGCTGCAGCAGCAGGAAGCGTACTGGCAGCGGGTCAAGCGCGAGGAATCCGGCGCGGCAGGGTGA
- a CDS encoding SPFH domain-containing protein, producing the protein MQPTYFLALVILVAGVIVLFKTVRMVPQGFQWTLERFGRYTHTLSPGLHFLIPVVYGVGRRVNMMEQVLDVPSQDVITKDNAVVRVDGVVFFQVLDAAKAAYEVSNLEIATIALVQTNIRTVIGSMDLDESLSQRETINAQLLSVVDHATNPWGIKVTRIEIRDIQPPRDLIDSMARQMKAEREKRAQILEAEGSRQSEILRAEGEKQAAVLEAEGRKEAAFRDAEARERLAEAEARATAMVSKAIAEGDVQAINYFIAQKYVEAFKELATAPNQKFVLMPMESSGIIGSIAGIGELAREALAKQQPAPSAVPRGMPPRSGA; encoded by the coding sequence ATGCAGCCGACCTATTTCCTCGCGCTGGTGATCCTGGTCGCCGGCGTGATCGTGCTGTTCAAGACCGTGCGCATGGTGCCGCAGGGATTCCAGTGGACGCTGGAGCGCTTCGGCCGCTACACCCATACCCTGTCGCCCGGCCTGCACTTCCTGATCCCGGTGGTCTACGGCGTGGGACGCAGGGTCAACATGATGGAGCAGGTGCTGGACGTGCCCAGCCAGGACGTGATCACCAAGGACAACGCGGTGGTGCGCGTGGACGGGGTGGTGTTCTTCCAGGTGCTGGACGCGGCCAAGGCCGCCTATGAAGTGTCGAACCTGGAGATCGCCACGATCGCGCTGGTGCAGACCAACATCCGGACCGTGATCGGTTCGATGGACCTGGACGAATCGCTGAGCCAGCGCGAGACGATCAACGCGCAGCTGCTCAGCGTGGTCGACCATGCGACCAATCCGTGGGGCATCAAGGTCACCCGCATCGAGATCCGCGACATCCAGCCGCCGCGCGACCTGATCGATTCGATGGCGCGGCAGATGAAGGCCGAGCGCGAGAAGCGCGCGCAGATCCTCGAGGCGGAGGGTTCGCGGCAGTCGGAGATCCTGCGCGCCGAGGGCGAGAAGCAGGCCGCGGTGCTGGAGGCCGAAGGGCGCAAGGAAGCCGCGTTCCGCGACGCCGAGGCGCGTGAGCGCCTGGCCGAAGCCGAGGCGCGCGCCACCGCGATGGTGTCCAAGGCCATCGCCGAGGGCGACGTGCAGGCGATCAACTACTTCATCGCGCAGAAATACGTGGAGGCGTTCAAGGAACTGGCCACCGCGCCGAACCAGAAGTTCGTGCTGATGCCGATGGAGTCCAGCGGCATCATCGGCTCGATCGCCGGCATCGGCGAACTGGCGCGCGAGGCGCTGGCCAAGCAGCAGCCCGCGCCGTCGGCGGTGCCGCGCGGCATGCCGCCGCGCAGCGGAGCCTGA
- a CDS encoding NfeD family protein — protein MRLEVVAWGALTLLLFAAEALAPGAFMLWMGFAAAAVLVAVLVVADIPLLLQIAAFVVLSFVSIQVYRAWFRGRDRVSDRPLLNRRAEQLIGRVVTLDQSIQAGRGRAKVDDAFWVVGGPDLPAGSAVRIVGVDGMTLLVQAE, from the coding sequence ATGCGCCTGGAGGTGGTGGCGTGGGGCGCGCTGACCTTGCTGCTGTTCGCGGCCGAAGCGCTGGCGCCGGGCGCGTTCATGCTGTGGATGGGCTTCGCCGCCGCGGCGGTGTTGGTCGCCGTGCTGGTGGTGGCGGACATCCCGCTGCTGCTGCAGATCGCGGCGTTCGTGGTGCTCAGCTTCGTCTCGATCCAAGTATACCGCGCCTGGTTCCGCGGCCGCGACCGGGTCAGCGACCGGCCGCTGCTCAACCGCCGTGCCGAGCAACTGATCGGCCGGGTGGTGACCCTGGACCAGTCGATCCAGGCCGGCCGCGGCCGCGCCAAAGTGGACGATGCGTTCTGGGTGGTCGGCGGTCCCGACCTGCCGGCCGGCAGTGCCGTGCGCATCGTCGGCGTCGATGGCATGACCCTGCTGGTGCAGGCCGAGTGA
- the gcvT gene encoding glycine cleavage system aminomethyltransferase GcvT has product MTQKTILNDSHRALGAKMVDFGGWDMPIHYGSQLDEHHQVRRDAGMFDVSHMTVVDLHGAQVRAFLRRLLANSVDKLKLPGKALYTCMLNPQGGVIDDLIVYYLSDTFFRLVVNAATRTKDLAWIGEQARAFGVQVREREDFAMIAVQGPNARAKVIGLLREDDRAAVQKLGRFAAFEATSADGVALFVARTGYTGEDGFEIVLPQEQALAFWNALLRAGVKPAGLGARDTLRLEAGMNLYGQDMDDSVSPYEAALAWTVALDEGRVFIGRDVLEAHKANGAPRQMIGLVMDEKGVLRHGQKVLTAQGEGEILSGTFSPTLGKAIAFARVPAGEPGAVRVDIRGREVPVRMVEFPFVREGQVQPGVLG; this is encoded by the coding sequence ATGACCCAGAAGACCATCCTCAACGACAGCCATCGCGCCCTCGGCGCCAAGATGGTCGACTTCGGCGGCTGGGACATGCCGATCCACTACGGTTCGCAGCTCGACGAGCACCATCAGGTGCGCCGCGACGCGGGCATGTTCGACGTCAGCCACATGACCGTGGTCGACCTGCATGGTGCGCAGGTGCGCGCGTTCCTGCGCCGCCTGCTGGCCAACTCGGTGGACAAGCTCAAGCTGCCGGGCAAGGCGCTGTACACCTGCATGCTCAATCCGCAGGGTGGGGTGATCGACGACCTGATCGTCTACTACCTGTCCGACACGTTCTTCCGCCTGGTGGTCAATGCCGCCACGCGCACCAAGGACCTGGCCTGGATCGGCGAGCAGGCGCGGGCGTTCGGCGTGCAGGTGCGCGAGCGCGAGGACTTCGCGATGATCGCGGTGCAAGGCCCCAACGCGCGCGCCAAGGTGATCGGCCTGCTGCGCGAGGACGACCGTGCTGCGGTGCAGAAGCTCGGCCGCTTCGCTGCGTTCGAGGCGACCTCGGCCGATGGCGTGGCGCTGTTCGTCGCACGCACCGGCTACACCGGCGAGGACGGATTCGAGATCGTGTTGCCGCAGGAGCAGGCGCTGGCGTTCTGGAACGCGCTGCTGCGCGCGGGGGTCAAGCCGGCCGGGCTCGGCGCGCGCGATACGCTGCGCCTGGAGGCCGGCATGAATCTCTACGGGCAGGACATGGACGACAGCGTGTCGCCGTACGAGGCGGCGCTGGCCTGGACCGTGGCGCTGGACGAGGGTCGCGTCTTCATCGGCCGCGACGTGCTCGAGGCGCACAAGGCCAACGGCGCGCCGCGGCAGATGATCGGCCTGGTGATGGACGAGAAGGGCGTGTTGCGCCACGGCCAGAAGGTGCTCACCGCGCAGGGCGAAGGCGAGATCCTGTCGGGCACGTTCTCGCCGACGCTCGGCAAGGCGATCGCCTTCGCGCGCGTGCCGGCCGGCGAGCCGGGTGCAGTGCGGGTGGACATCCGCGGCAGGGAAGTGCCGGTGCGCATGGTCGAGTTTCCGTTCGTGCGCGAAGGCCAGGTCCAGCCCGGCGTCCTCGGCTGA
- the gcvH gene encoding glycine cleavage system protein GcvH: MSEIPGDLKFLKSHEWARVEGNGRVTVGISDHAQGLLGDLVYVELPNVGDDVVAGNGVAVVESVKAASDVYSPLSGKVVEVNVALSDKPETINEDAYGEGWIFVLEIAEPEQLNELLTPDDYAELLEEDGH; encoded by the coding sequence ATGAGCGAGATCCCTGGCGACCTCAAATTCCTCAAGTCCCATGAATGGGCGCGCGTCGAAGGCAACGGACGCGTCACCGTCGGCATCTCCGATCACGCCCAGGGCCTGCTCGGGGATCTGGTCTATGTCGAGCTGCCCAACGTCGGCGACGACGTCGTCGCCGGCAACGGTGTGGCGGTGGTCGAGTCGGTCAAGGCCGCATCGGACGTGTACAGCCCGCTCTCCGGCAAGGTGGTCGAGGTCAATGTCGCGCTCAGCGACAAGCCGGAGACGATCAACGAGGACGCGTACGGGGAAGGTTGGATCTTCGTGCTGGAGATCGCCGAGCCGGAGCAGTTGAACGAACTGCTGACGCCCGACGACTACGCCGAGCTGCTCGAGGAAGACGGCCACTGA
- a CDS encoding histidine biosynthesis protein HisIE, which yields MATKKAAKKKPAAKKAVKKTAAKKPAAKKVSVKKAVKKVAKKVAKKVAKVKKAIKKAATKKSAAKKAVKKTAKKAATKKSAAKKAVKKTAKKAAVKKSAAKKPAAKKALAKKPAARKKKTAPVALPATPAPLI from the coding sequence ATGGCCACGAAAAAAGCTGCGAAAAAAAAGCCGGCCGCTAAGAAAGCGGTCAAGAAGACTGCCGCCAAGAAGCCGGCAGCGAAGAAAGTGTCGGTAAAGAAGGCGGTCAAGAAGGTCGCTAAGAAAGTCGCCAAGAAGGTCGCCAAGGTAAAGAAGGCGATCAAGAAGGCCGCCACCAAGAAGAGCGCTGCAAAGAAGGCGGTGAAGAAGACGGCGAAGAAGGCCGCCACCAAGAAGAGCGCTGCAAAGAAGGCGGTAAAGAAGACCGCGAAGAAGGCCGCGGTGAAGAAGTCGGCTGCCAAGAAGCCGGCCGCGAAGAAGGCCCTCGCCAAGAAGCCGGCCGCCCGCAAGAAGAAGACCGCTCCGGTCGCATTGCCGGCAACGCCCGCACCGCTGATCTGA
- a CDS encoding serine hydrolase domain-containing protein: MATGLLGALLPLAMSSTAQTPAPSQPLPPPLYTEARRYTSPTQPLPYRAALPESRVLPLAKDFDVASLEAMAEQLTYGERVPGLAVAIVHNGQVISARGFGVTDVNRPEPVDAHTVFRLASLSKAFAGTMAGLLVNDGTLRWDSKVTDYVPGFQLSDPVATRQLNVADLLSHRVGLTYNAYDRDVESNADYYTLSHKLAYAPLKCAPGECYAYQNVAFSLIGDVVFAASGSFYEQSVERRIFKPLGMNDASMGLAGIQASPRWARPHARSRNGWVSLMPKPTYYRLAPAAGVNASISDMAQWLIAQTGHRPDVLPAPLLATLHAPLITTPGEMRSGWRRERVNSASYALGWRIFDYSGHQVVFHAGAVQGYRGLVALVPERDLGVAILWNGESGLPSGLLPTILDRAIGLPAQRWLDVDTDFGSDNLLAERPDPNDKKGASSSKSVASPH; encoded by the coding sequence GTGGCAACCGGGTTGCTCGGGGCATTGCTGCCCCTTGCGATGTCCTCCACCGCGCAAACGCCGGCGCCCTCGCAGCCGCTGCCGCCGCCGCTCTACACCGAGGCGAGGCGCTACACCTCGCCGACCCAGCCGCTGCCGTACCGCGCCGCGCTGCCCGAGAGCCGGGTGCTGCCGCTGGCCAAGGACTTCGATGTCGCCAGCCTGGAAGCGATGGCCGAGCAACTCACCTACGGCGAGCGCGTGCCCGGCCTGGCGGTGGCGATCGTGCACAACGGTCAGGTGATCAGCGCGCGCGGCTTTGGCGTCACCGACGTCAACCGGCCCGAGCCGGTCGATGCGCACACCGTGTTCCGCCTGGCCTCGCTGTCCAAGGCCTTCGCCGGCACCATGGCCGGCCTGCTGGTCAACGACGGCACCCTGCGCTGGGACAGCAAGGTCACCGACTACGTGCCCGGCTTCCAGCTCAGCGACCCGGTCGCCACGCGCCAGTTGAACGTGGCCGACCTGCTCAGCCACCGCGTCGGCCTCACCTACAACGCCTACGACCGCGACGTCGAGTCCAACGCCGACTACTACACGCTCAGCCACAAGCTCGCCTACGCCCCGCTCAAGTGCGCGCCGGGTGAATGCTATGCCTACCAGAACGTGGCCTTCAGCCTGATCGGCGACGTGGTGTTCGCCGCCTCCGGCAGCTTCTACGAACAGTCGGTGGAGCGCCGCATCTTCAAGCCGCTGGGCATGAACGACGCCAGCATGGGCCTGGCCGGGATCCAGGCCAGCCCGCGCTGGGCGCGCCCGCACGCACGCAGCCGCAACGGCTGGGTGTCGCTGATGCCCAAGCCCACCTATTACCGGCTGGCACCGGCCGCCGGCGTCAACGCCAGCATCAGCGACATGGCGCAGTGGCTGATCGCGCAGACCGGGCACCGTCCGGACGTGCTGCCGGCGCCGCTGCTGGCGACCCTGCATGCGCCCCTGATCACCACGCCCGGCGAGATGCGCTCGGGCTGGCGCCGCGAACGCGTCAACTCGGCCAGCTATGCACTGGGCTGGCGCATCTTCGACTACTCGGGCCACCAGGTGGTGTTCCATGCCGGTGCCGTGCAGGGCTATCGCGGCCTGGTCGCGCTGGTGCCGGAGCGCGACCTGGGCGTGGCGATCCTGTGGAACGGCGAGAGCGGCCTGCCCTCGGGCCTGCTGCCGACCATCCTCGACCGCGCGATCGGCCTGCCGGCGCAGCGCTGGCTGGACGTGGATACCGACTTCGGCAGCGACAACCTGCTGGCCGAGCGCCCGGATCCGAACGACAAGAAAGGCGCTTCCTCGTCCAAGTCGGTGGCGTCGCCGCACTGA
- a CDS encoding GMC family oxidoreductase gives MYDYIIIGAGSAGCVLANRLSEDRDCKVLLIEAGPRDRNPFIHMPAGLARLATNRRINWNYLTEAEPNLDGRRLWWPRGKVLGGSSSINAMCYVRGVPADYDDWATDGADGWDWRGVLPYFRRSECNSRGGDALHGGDGPLHVSDLRYHNPLSDVFIAAGQQAGFAHNRDFNGPQQQGVGLYQVTQKGGARCSAAVAYLAPALARANLQVVTDALVLRLLIEGERVVGVAYAQRGAEVQARAGREVLLSAGAVNSPQLLMLSGIGPADELQRHGITVRLDQPQIGANLQDHLDVCTLYRTRPGISYDRRNQLKIAFDYFLRGHRGPGNSNIAEAGGFIRSPLAQDARADIQLHFVPAMLDDHGRNRLPGDGFTLHACHLQPRSRGRLALNDADPRTPARIQANYLSDPGGFDLRMLVECARLARRILQQPAFAPWRAAPLLPAREDLDEAGLVAFIRAKAETIYHPIGTCRMGSDAKAVIDPQLRLHGLQGLRVVDASVMPRLVSGNTNAATMMIAERAADLIRGHRVLRD, from the coding sequence GTGTACGACTACATCATCATCGGCGCAGGCTCGGCCGGCTGCGTCCTGGCCAATCGGCTCAGCGAAGACCGCGACTGCAAGGTGCTGTTGATCGAAGCCGGACCGCGCGACCGCAATCCGTTCATCCACATGCCGGCCGGGCTGGCGCGCCTGGCCACCAACCGCCGCATCAACTGGAACTACCTCACCGAGGCCGAGCCGAACCTGGACGGCCGCCGCCTGTGGTGGCCACGCGGCAAGGTGCTGGGCGGCTCCAGTTCGATCAACGCGATGTGCTACGTGCGCGGCGTGCCTGCCGACTACGACGATTGGGCGACCGATGGCGCCGACGGCTGGGACTGGCGCGGCGTGCTGCCCTACTTCCGGCGCAGCGAATGCAACAGCCGCGGCGGCGATGCGCTGCACGGCGGCGACGGGCCGCTGCACGTATCGGATCTGCGCTACCACAACCCCCTGTCGGACGTGTTCATCGCCGCGGGGCAGCAGGCCGGCTTCGCCCACAACCGCGATTTCAACGGCCCGCAGCAGCAGGGCGTGGGCCTGTACCAGGTCACCCAGAAGGGCGGCGCGCGCTGCTCGGCGGCGGTCGCCTACCTGGCGCCGGCGCTGGCGCGCGCCAACCTGCAGGTGGTCACCGACGCGCTGGTGCTGCGCCTGCTGATCGAAGGCGAGCGCGTGGTCGGCGTGGCCTACGCGCAGCGCGGCGCCGAAGTGCAGGCGCGGGCCGGGCGCGAGGTGCTGCTCAGCGCCGGCGCGGTGAACTCGCCGCAGTTGCTGATGCTTTCGGGTATCGGCCCGGCCGACGAGCTGCAGCGCCATGGCATCACGGTGCGCCTGGACCAGCCGCAGATCGGCGCCAACCTGCAGGACCACCTGGACGTGTGCACCCTGTACCGCACCCGCCCCGGCATCAGCTACGACCGCCGCAACCAGCTGAAGATCGCCTTCGACTATTTCCTGCGTGGCCACCGTGGCCCCGGCAACAGCAACATCGCCGAGGCCGGCGGCTTCATCCGCTCGCCGCTGGCGCAGGACGCGCGCGCCGACATCCAGCTGCATTTCGTGCCGGCGATGCTCGACGACCACGGCCGCAACCGGCTGCCCGGCGACGGTTTCACCCTGCATGCCTGCCACCTGCAGCCGCGCAGCCGCGGCCGCCTGGCGCTCAACGACGCCGACCCGCGCACGCCCGCGCGGATCCAGGCGAACTATCTCAGCGACCCCGGCGGCTTCGATCTGCGCATGCTGGTGGAATGCGCGCGCCTGGCACGGCGCATCCTGCAGCAGCCGGCATTCGCCCCCTGGCGCGCCGCGCCGCTGCTGCCCGCGCGCGAGGACCTGGACGAGGCCGGTCTGGTCGCCTTCATCCGCGCCAAGGCCGAGACCATCTACCACCCGATCGGCACCTGCCGGATGGGCAGCGATGCAAAGGCGGTGATCGATCCGCAACTGCGCCTACACGGCTTGCAAGGACTGCGCGTGGTCGATGCGTCGGTGATGCCACGCCTGGTCAGCGGCAATACCAACGCCGCGACGATGATGATCGCCGAACGCGCCGCGGACCTGATCCGCGGCCACCGCGTGCTGCGCGACTGA
- a CDS encoding NTP/NDP exchange transporter — MNPSAQPQGAMARLRASLRTSPPLAWAFLYFFSLLSGYYVLRPVREAMGASADVAAVFPPAMIAFFAARGMPLQAFALQALFTCTFLVMLLLQPVYGALVSRYPRRVFLPVVYGFFIATLLLFYVLFDSGVPGRGMAFFLWISVFNLFAVAVFWSFMADIFSNAEARACYGYIGAAGTVGAFLGPVIARSLVERIGIANLMLISAGFLCVCVVCLLRLRLWAVVRERERGVVGGELPMGGDVLAGLKLIVREPLLRRLAVMVVFGVGVGTLLYNEQAAIVRRLYTDAASSTAYYAGIDLAVNALTLFLQLLVTRALLSRFGIAPALLVPGCAIILGYCALAVSPLPMMVAIVQVVTRASEFSLAKPARETLYTRVGREWRYKAGAAIDTVIYRGSDLSFVWLHKLLSAFGSQAVFGAGLLVASGMTLGAWRLLREAAKLPPERTPPAR; from the coding sequence ATGAACCCATCTGCGCAGCCTCAGGGCGCGATGGCGCGGTTGCGCGCCAGCTTGCGCACGTCGCCGCCGCTGGCCTGGGCGTTCCTGTACTTCTTCTCGCTGCTCAGCGGTTACTACGTGCTGCGCCCGGTGCGCGAGGCGATGGGCGCTTCCGCCGACGTGGCCGCGGTATTCCCGCCTGCGATGATCGCGTTCTTCGCCGCACGCGGAATGCCGTTGCAGGCGTTCGCGCTGCAGGCGCTGTTCACCTGCACGTTCCTGGTCATGCTGCTGCTGCAGCCCGTTTATGGCGCGCTGGTCAGCCGCTATCCGCGGCGCGTGTTCCTGCCGGTGGTGTACGGCTTCTTCATCGCCACGCTGCTGCTGTTCTACGTGTTGTTCGATAGCGGGGTGCCCGGGCGCGGCATGGCCTTCTTCCTTTGGATCTCCGTCTTCAACCTGTTCGCGGTGGCGGTGTTCTGGAGTTTCATGGCCGATATCTTCAGCAACGCCGAAGCGCGCGCCTGCTATGGCTATATCGGTGCCGCCGGCACCGTCGGCGCGTTCCTGGGACCGGTGATCGCTCGCAGCCTGGTCGAACGCATCGGCATCGCCAACCTGATGTTGATATCGGCCGGATTCCTGTGCGTATGCGTGGTCTGCCTGCTGCGCCTGCGGCTGTGGGCAGTGGTGCGCGAACGCGAGCGCGGCGTGGTCGGCGGCGAGCTGCCGATGGGCGGCGATGTGCTGGCCGGGCTGAAGCTGATCGTGCGCGAACCGCTGCTGCGCCGGCTGGCGGTGATGGTGGTGTTCGGGGTCGGCGTGGGAACCCTGCTGTACAACGAGCAGGCCGCGATCGTGCGCCGCCTGTACACCGATGCTGCCTCCAGTACCGCCTATTACGCCGGCATCGACCTGGCGGTGAACGCGCTGACCCTGTTTTTGCAGTTGCTGGTCACCCGCGCGCTGCTGTCGCGCTTCGGCATCGCGCCGGCGCTGCTCGTTCCCGGCTGCGCCATCATCCTCGGTTACTGTGCATTGGCGGTGTCGCCCTTACCGATGATGGTCGCGATCGTGCAGGTGGTGACCCGCGCCAGCGAGTTCTCTCTGGCCAAGCCGGCGCGCGAGACGCTGTACACCCGGGTGGGGCGCGAATGGCGCTACAAGGCCGGTGCGGCCATCGATACGGTGATCTACCGCGGCAGCGACCTCAGCTTCGTGTGGCTGCACAAGCTGCTGTCGGCGTTCGGCTCGCAGGCGGTGTTCGGCGCGGGCCTGCTGGTCGCCTCGGGCATGACCTTGGGCGCGTGGCGGCTGTTGCGCGAGG